One Lysinibacillus sp. OF-1 DNA segment encodes these proteins:
- a CDS encoding ABC transporter ATP-binding protein codes for MTLKKSRILVIQNLIIQFTLRGRVLTAIRDISLDLYKGESLAIVGESGSGKSVLMKSIMGLLDKNGSIQQGRIIYNAQDVTQFTTEQEWLRIRGKEIAMVTQDPMTSLNPLKTIGKQIEECVVMHQGLRGKEAYEETLKLLTDVGITDVKKRYKQYPHEFSGGMRQRIVIAIAIACKPNILICDEPTTALDVTIQAQILQLLKNLQQKYGLSIVYITHDLGVVAKVADRIAVMYAGDVIEVGETHEIFFNSKHPYTWALISSLPQLGSKGEQLYSIKGTPPNLFQEIKGDAFAPRNPYALKIDFVERPPFFQVSDTHYARTWLLDPLAPKVEPPAALQAFFVEGRQYANDR; via the coding sequence GTGACATTGAAAAAATCGCGCATATTAGTCATACAAAATTTAATCATTCAGTTTACGCTACGGGGTCGTGTCTTAACAGCTATCCGCGATATTTCACTCGACCTTTACAAGGGAGAAAGCTTAGCCATTGTTGGTGAATCAGGTTCGGGAAAATCGGTGCTGATGAAATCCATTATGGGCTTGCTAGATAAAAATGGCAGCATTCAGCAAGGACGAATCATTTACAATGCACAGGATGTAACTCAGTTTACGACAGAGCAAGAATGGTTGCGTATTCGAGGTAAGGAAATTGCGATGGTAACGCAGGACCCAATGACATCGTTGAATCCGCTCAAAACCATTGGGAAGCAAATTGAGGAATGTGTCGTCATGCATCAAGGCTTAAGAGGCAAGGAAGCCTATGAAGAAACATTAAAGTTGCTAACAGATGTAGGTATTACAGATGTGAAAAAACGCTATAAGCAATACCCACATGAATTTTCGGGAGGCATGCGCCAACGTATTGTCATCGCTATTGCGATTGCCTGTAAACCGAATATTTTAATTTGTGATGAACCAACAACCGCTTTAGATGTGACCATTCAAGCTCAGATATTACAACTATTAAAGAATCTTCAGCAGAAATATGGCTTATCCATTGTCTATATTACGCATGATTTAGGCGTTGTCGCAAAGGTGGCTGATCGTATTGCCGTGATGTATGCGGGTGATGTCATTGAGGTCGGGGAAACGCATGAAATTTTCTTTAATAGTAAGCATCCTTATACGTGGGCACTCATTTCCTCCTTACCTCAGCTTGGCTCAAAGGGGGAACAATTATATTCAATTAAGGGCACGCCACCGAATCTTTTTCAGGAAATAAAGGGTGATGCCTTTGCACCACGCAATCCATATGCATTAAAAATTGACTTTGTAGAGCGTCCACCTTTTTTTCAGGTCAGTGACACCCACTATGCGCGCACATGGTTATTAGATCCACTTGCACCAAAAGTAGAGCCGCCAGCCGCTTTACAAGCATTTTTTGTAGAAGGGAGGCAGTATGCTAATGACCGATAA
- a CDS encoding S66 peptidase family protein, with the protein MIRPKALKKGDTIGLISASGATPPEKLQPAIASIEKLGLKVVVGETCHARHGYLAGADDVRAADVHRMFGDPTIDGIFCIRGGYGATKILAQLDFELIRANPKVFAGYSDVTALHIAFQQLCGFVTYHTPMPSTEFIRQEMDDYTWQSFRQQIMDNDKTSFYLENPSNQPMSTLVSGNATGQLIGGNLTLITASLGTPYEIDTRGKILFLEDVDETQQRVDRMFTQLKLAGKLDDAAGILLGAWTNCGPENLQRPEHSLSLHMIFQEILVPLGKPIIAEMACGHCLPTMSLPLGRTISMDADNQRIHVIE; encoded by the coding sequence ATGATTCGTCCAAAGGCATTGAAAAAAGGTGACACTATTGGTCTTATTAGTGCTTCTGGGGCAACACCACCAGAAAAGCTGCAGCCTGCTATTGCGAGTATTGAGAAGCTAGGGCTCAAGGTGGTCGTTGGGGAGACCTGTCACGCAAGGCATGGTTATTTAGCAGGTGCTGATGATGTGCGGGCGGCAGATGTCCATCGCATGTTTGGTGATCCGACCATTGACGGCATTTTTTGTATACGTGGAGGCTATGGGGCGACGAAGATTTTAGCACAATTAGATTTTGAGCTGATTCGAGCAAATCCTAAAGTATTTGCAGGCTATAGTGATGTGACTGCCTTACATATAGCCTTTCAACAGCTATGTGGCTTTGTTACGTATCATACCCCGATGCCATCCACAGAATTTATTAGACAGGAAATGGACGACTACACATGGCAATCCTTCAGGCAGCAGATTATGGACAATGACAAAACGTCGTTCTACTTAGAAAATCCCTCTAACCAGCCCATGTCAACACTTGTCAGCGGGAATGCTACAGGTCAGCTAATTGGTGGTAATTTAACATTGATTACAGCGTCACTTGGCACACCCTATGAAATTGATACAAGAGGTAAAATTCTGTTTTTAGAAGATGTCGATGAAACGCAACAACGGGTCGATCGTATGTTTACACAATTAAAACTGGCGGGGAAGTTGGATGACGCGGCAGGTATTTTGTTAGGAGCATGGACTAATTGTGGGCCTGAAAATCTGCAAAGGCCAGAGCATAGCTTATCACTACACATGATTTTCCAAGAAATACTAGTGCCTCTAGGTAAGCCAATTATAGCCGAAATGGCATGTGGTCATTGCTTACCAACGATGTCGCTGCCTTTAGGAAGAACGATCTCAATGGATGCGGACAACCAGCGAATCCATGTGATTGAGTAG
- a CDS encoding ABC transporter permease, with amino-acid sequence MGMYTDEINNISNKSRQTLFEFAEVDARQAEETGYSNYSYWRSTWQSFLKNRLAVFLLVGVIIIVSFTILQPYLPAQKSPTEIYLDEQTGMQARNITPNAEFWFGTNSIGQDLWSRIWAGTRTSLFIGCVVALVEAVVGITIGTLWGFSRKLEASITQLYNVVDNIPTTIVLILMSYILRPSISTIIIAMCITGWVEMARFIRNQIVILRDREYNLASKCLGTPDYRIILKNLLPYLTSVIMLRMSLAIPFAIGAEVFLTYIGLGLPISEPSLGNLINEGRVLMMSPDLRYQLIFPSIVLSVITIAFYIIGNSFADAADPKNHV; translated from the coding sequence ATGGGTATGTATACAGATGAAATCAATAATATTTCGAATAAGTCCCGTCAAACATTGTTTGAATTTGCTGAAGTTGACGCAAGACAGGCAGAGGAAACTGGCTATTCCAATTACTCTTATTGGCGGTCTACATGGCAATCCTTTTTAAAAAATAGACTAGCTGTTTTTTTATTAGTGGGAGTGATTATTATTGTCAGCTTCACCATTCTCCAGCCTTATTTACCAGCGCAAAAATCACCAACTGAAATTTACTTGGATGAACAAACAGGGATGCAGGCACGCAATATTACCCCCAATGCAGAGTTTTGGTTTGGCACGAATTCCATTGGTCAGGATTTATGGTCTCGTATTTGGGCGGGCACAAGAACATCTCTCTTTATTGGCTGTGTCGTAGCCTTGGTAGAGGCAGTAGTCGGTATTACAATCGGTACACTGTGGGGCTTTTCACGAAAATTAGAAGCATCGATAACGCAGCTATATAATGTTGTCGATAATATCCCCACAACCATTGTGCTCATTTTAATGTCTTATATTTTACGCCCAAGTATTTCGACGATCATTATAGCTATGTGTATAACGGGATGGGTGGAAATGGCGAGATTTATTCGCAATCAAATTGTTATTTTACGTGACCGTGAATACAACCTAGCCTCAAAATGTTTAGGCACTCCTGATTACCGTATTATCTTAAAAAATTTATTACCTTATTTAACTTCAGTGATTATGTTGCGTATGAGCCTCGCTATTCCCTTTGCGATAGGAGCCGAAGTATTTCTAACATATATCGGTTTAGGGCTACCAATCAGCGAGCCGTCCTTAGGAAATTTAATTAATGAAGGACGCGTACTCATGATGTCACCAGATTTACGTTATCAGCTGATTTTTCCAAGTATTGTGTTAAGTGTCATCACGATAGCATTCTATATTATTGGTAATTCTTTTGCAGATGCAGCAGATCCGAAAAACCATGTGTAA
- a CDS encoding ATP-binding cassette domain-containing protein translates to MTDKEVLVEVQNVSVVFGKGKHKFTAIDDVSFHIFKGETFGIVGESGSGKTTIGRAIMRINEVTEGQILYHGKSIQGKISKEWDREITQKIQMIFQDPMASLNERAKVDYIISEGLYSSKKYKDEADRQQKVRNALLNVGLLPEFSSRFPHEFSGGQRQRIGIARALVMDPEFIIADEPISALDVSIRAQVLNLLASLQQRNHLTYLFIAHDLSIVRFITDRTAVIYKGKMVELADTEKLFTHPLHPYTKALLSAVPEPNPYKERGKIVEVYDPSQHRYEENPPSFVEVEKGHFILANEEELTHYRTSLKMEGKT, encoded by the coding sequence ATGACCGATAAAGAAGTGCTAGTAGAAGTGCAAAATGTATCCGTCGTATTTGGTAAAGGGAAACATAAATTTACAGCGATTGATGATGTCAGCTTTCATATTTTTAAAGGTGAAACATTTGGCATTGTAGGTGAATCAGGATCTGGGAAAACAACGATTGGTCGGGCTATTATGCGCATTAATGAGGTGACAGAAGGACAAATTTTGTATCATGGCAAAAGTATACAGGGCAAAATTTCGAAAGAGTGGGATAGAGAAATTACGCAGAAAATCCAAATGATTTTTCAGGACCCGATGGCCTCCCTCAATGAGCGAGCAAAAGTAGATTATATTATTTCCGAAGGATTATACTCTTCAAAGAAATATAAGGATGAGGCTGACCGTCAGCAAAAGGTTCGCAATGCTTTATTAAATGTAGGCTTGCTGCCAGAGTTCTCTAGCCGCTTTCCTCATGAGTTTTCAGGAGGACAACGGCAGCGTATTGGCATTGCTCGTGCTTTAGTGATGGACCCCGAGTTTATTATTGCAGATGAGCCTATCTCTGCCCTAGATGTGTCCATCCGAGCACAAGTATTGAATTTATTAGCTAGTCTGCAACAGCGTAATCATTTAACGTATTTATTTATTGCCCATGATTTATCAATTGTCCGTTTTATTACCGATCGGACAGCGGTCATTTATAAAGGGAAAATGGTTGAGCTGGCAGACACAGAAAAGCTATTTACTCATCCGCTGCATCCTTATACAAAGGCACTGTTATCTGCAGTACCAGAGCCGAATCCCTATAAGGAACGAGGGAAAATCGTTGAAGTGTATGATCCGTCACAGCATCGTTATGAGGAAAATCCTCCTTCATTTGTTGAAGTAGAGAAAGGTCATTTTATTTTGGCCAATGAAGAGGAACTAACGCATTATCGTACTTCACTGAAAATGGAGGGAAAAACATGA